One Pseudomonas brassicacearum genomic region harbors:
- a CDS encoding lipid-A-disaccharide synthase N-terminal domain-containing protein, producing the protein MGRESVWLAVGFAGQFAFTGRFVLQWLYSEYKKRSVIPVGFWYLSIVGSALLLAYAIYREDPVFIVGQSFGFIVYLRNLQLIAKHHEQQSREQAEKG; encoded by the coding sequence ATGGGCAGAGAATCTGTGTGGCTGGCCGTTGGTTTCGCCGGCCAGTTTGCCTTTACCGGACGATTTGTCCTGCAATGGCTCTACAGCGAATACAAGAAGCGCAGCGTGATCCCCGTCGGGTTCTGGTACCTGAGTATCGTTGGTAGCGCGCTGTTGCTGGCCTACGCCATCTACCGTGAAGACCCGGTTTTCATTGTCGGCCAGTCCTTCGGTTTCATTGTGTACCTGCGTAATTTGCAGTTGATCGCCAAGCATCACGAGCAGCAAAGCCGCGAACAGGCGGAAAAGGGCTGA
- a CDS encoding ArnT family glycosyltransferase, with translation MVRIRLSSSRLELLAFVLLTLVMVGAGLGWRQPMNVDEERFLGVALEMLQNGSWFIPHRAGEIYADKPPLFLWAVALFVQLTHLPKVALYLPALLASAVTTACLYDLGRRLWGRRVGVIAVLLFLATYQTYSILRTGQIDGFLALWTILGIYGLCRHLLLGPAWRWYYLACAAMGFGIISKGVGFLPVLMLIPYAYAVRNGWKGVVPMPGKAGHWWLGLAVALAAIASWLGPLLLIVWQGSPDSLAYAQEILLKQTAGRYANAWEHREPFWYFFVQVIPKYWLPIVFMLPWLVPAWRKQLLKHDGRVLVLLGWVALVLLFFSLSSGKRKLYIFPALPALVLLVAPLVPWLLRRWFSQRPRGRTVFAVLTAVWLCAWLVRGFVEPHKEGINPHETLMGDVARLTGNAELVLVGWREGHWLFARQPIVHFGFHSRHSLEQSAVWLRSHPQAYALVPARDLARCYDPQKARSVGNTSRAEWFLVGADADNRDCQSPAPEKVYSFTWAHPL, from the coding sequence ATGGTGCGAATACGACTGTCCTCCTCGCGTTTGGAGCTGCTGGCTTTTGTGTTGTTGACGTTAGTCATGGTGGGCGCCGGTCTCGGTTGGCGCCAACCGATGAATGTCGATGAAGAGCGTTTCCTCGGCGTGGCCTTGGAAATGCTGCAGAACGGTTCGTGGTTCATTCCCCATCGCGCCGGTGAGATCTACGCCGACAAGCCGCCCCTGTTTCTGTGGGCGGTGGCGCTGTTCGTGCAACTGACCCACTTACCGAAAGTTGCCCTGTATTTGCCTGCGCTGCTGGCAAGCGCCGTGACCACGGCCTGCCTGTATGACCTGGGCCGTCGCTTGTGGGGACGGCGTGTCGGTGTCATTGCGGTGCTGTTATTCCTGGCGACCTACCAGACCTACAGCATCCTGCGGACCGGGCAGATCGATGGCTTCCTCGCACTCTGGACCATCCTGGGGATCTATGGCTTGTGCCGGCATCTATTGCTCGGCCCGGCCTGGCGCTGGTACTACCTGGCCTGCGCGGCGATGGGGTTTGGCATTATCAGCAAAGGCGTGGGGTTTCTGCCGGTGTTGATGCTGATTCCCTACGCCTATGCCGTGCGCAACGGTTGGAAAGGGGTGGTGCCGATGCCTGGCAAGGCAGGGCATTGGTGGCTGGGGCTGGCCGTGGCGCTGGCAGCCATTGCGTCATGGCTAGGGCCTTTGCTGTTGATCGTGTGGCAGGGCAGTCCCGACAGCTTGGCGTACGCCCAGGAAATCCTGCTGAAGCAGACCGCTGGGCGTTACGCCAATGCCTGGGAGCACCGCGAACCTTTCTGGTATTTCTTCGTCCAGGTGATTCCCAAGTACTGGTTGCCGATTGTTTTCATGCTGCCCTGGCTGGTGCCAGCCTGGCGCAAGCAGTTGCTCAAGCACGACGGTCGAGTGTTGGTGCTGCTCGGTTGGGTGGCGCTGGTGCTGCTGTTCTTCAGCTTGAGCAGCGGCAAACGCAAGCTGTATATCTTTCCTGCGTTGCCGGCCTTGGTTCTGCTGGTGGCGCCGCTGGTTCCGTGGTTGCTGCGCCGTTGGTTCAGCCAACGTCCGAGGGGCAGGACGGTATTCGCCGTATTGACGGCGGTTTGGTTGTGCGCTTGGTTGGTTCGCGGCTTCGTCGAGCCCCATAAGGAAGGCATCAACCCCCATGAAACCCTCATGGGCGATGTAGCGCGGCTGACGGGCAATGCTGAGTTGGTACTGGTGGGGTGGCGTGAAGGGCATTGGTTGTTCGCCCGGCAACCCATCGTGCACTTTGGGTTTCATAGCCGCCACTCGCTGGAACAATCCGCTGTCTGGCTTCGCAGTCATCCGCAGGCCTATGCCTTGGTGCCTGCCCGGGACCTGGCGCGCTGCTACGACCCGCAAAAGGCTCGCAGTGTTGGCAATACCTCAAGGGCCGAGTGGTTCCTGGTGGGGGCTGATGCGGATAACCGGGATTGCCAGTCGCCGGCGCCAGAGAAAGTTTATTCATTCACTTGGGCGCATCCTTTGTAG
- a CDS encoding AMP-binding protein, producing MRDYSSATTQFDYLQSVNAALHGSLEALNACVECCDRHALPGRIALFWEGRDGTDATWTYRDLQDNAARFANFLLAQGVGKGDKVAGLLPRTAELLIVVLATWRIGAVYQPLFTAFGPKAIEHRLASSGARLVVTDGVNRPKLNDVAACPTVVTVGGEKGRGIVRGDYSFWAEVANHSSQCEPVMLTGEDPFLLMFTSGTTGPAKALSVPLKAIVAFQNYTRDAVDLRAEDAFWNVADPGWAYGIYFGVTGPLAMGHPITFYDGPFTLESTCRIINKYGITNLTGSPTAYRLLIAGGEQFARSIQGKLRIVSSAGEPLNPEVIRWFADNLNVVIHDHYGQTELGMVLCNHHGLEHPVHLGAAGFASPGHRIVVLDENHQELGVGQPGILAVDRSQSPMCWFAGYEGGPTKAFVGDYYLSGDTVELNPDGSISFVGRSDDVITTSGYRVGPFDVESALIEHPAVVEAAVIGKPDPERTELVKAFVVLSGQYRAAPELAEELRQHVRKRLAAHAYPREIEFVSDLPKTPSGKLQRFILRNQEIAKAQEAAAQNVSA from the coding sequence ATGCGCGATTACTCCTCCGCCACGACGCAGTTCGATTACCTGCAAAGCGTCAACGCCGCACTGCACGGCTCACTCGAGGCTCTCAATGCCTGCGTCGAATGTTGCGACCGGCACGCGTTGCCGGGGCGCATAGCCCTGTTCTGGGAGGGCCGCGACGGCACGGACGCCACCTGGACCTACCGGGACTTGCAGGACAACGCCGCGCGTTTCGCCAATTTCCTGCTCGCCCAAGGCGTCGGCAAGGGCGATAAAGTGGCTGGCCTGCTGCCGCGCACCGCCGAGCTGCTGATCGTGGTGCTCGCTACCTGGCGCATCGGGGCGGTGTATCAGCCGCTGTTCACTGCGTTCGGCCCCAAGGCCATCGAGCATCGCCTCGCCAGCTCCGGCGCACGGCTGGTCGTCACCGACGGGGTTAATCGCCCCAAGCTCAACGACGTAGCTGCTTGTCCCACTGTCGTTACAGTCGGCGGCGAAAAAGGCCGGGGTATCGTTCGCGGCGACTACAGCTTCTGGGCCGAAGTGGCCAACCATTCCAGCCAGTGCGAACCGGTGATGCTCACTGGCGAAGACCCGTTCCTGCTGATGTTCACCTCCGGTACCACGGGACCTGCCAAGGCGCTGTCGGTGCCGCTCAAGGCCATTGTCGCGTTCCAGAACTACACCCGTGATGCGGTAGACCTGCGTGCCGAAGACGCTTTCTGGAACGTCGCCGACCCGGGTTGGGCCTACGGTATCTATTTCGGCGTGACCGGGCCGTTGGCCATGGGGCATCCCATCACGTTCTACGATGGCCCGTTCACCCTGGAAAGCACCTGCCGGATCATCAATAAATACGGCATCACCAACCTCACGGGCTCGCCCACGGCCTATCGCCTGTTGATTGCCGGGGGCGAGCAGTTCGCCCGGTCGATCCAGGGCAAGCTGCGCATCGTCAGCAGCGCCGGCGAGCCGCTGAACCCGGAGGTGATCCGCTGGTTTGCCGACAACCTGAACGTGGTGATCCACGATCATTACGGCCAGACCGAACTGGGCATGGTGCTGTGCAACCACCACGGGCTGGAACATCCGGTGCACCTGGGCGCGGCCGGTTTCGCTTCGCCGGGCCACCGGATCGTGGTGTTGGATGAAAACCATCAGGAACTGGGCGTGGGCCAGCCCGGTATCCTGGCGGTGGATCGCAGCCAGTCGCCCATGTGTTGGTTTGCCGGATACGAAGGCGGGCCGACCAAGGCTTTTGTCGGTGACTATTACTTGAGCGGCGACACCGTGGAGCTGAACCCGGACGGCAGTATCAGCTTCGTGGGGCGCAGCGACGACGTGATCACCACCTCCGGCTACCGCGTCGGCCCGTTCGACGTCGAAAGCGCCCTGATCGAACACCCGGCCGTGGTCGAGGCTGCGGTGATCGGCAAACCCGATCCGGAGCGCACCGAGCTGGTGAAGGCCTTCGTAGTGCTCAGCGGCCAATACCGCGCCGCGCCGGAACTGGCCGAAGAGCTGCGCCAGCACGTGCGCAAACGCCTGGCGGCCCATGCATACCCCCGTGAAATCGAATTTGTCAGCGACTTGCCGAAAACCCCAAGCGGCAAATTGCAGCGCTTTATCTTGCGCAACCAGGAAATCGCCAAGGCTCAAGAGGCCGCGGCGCAGAACGTTTCAGCTTGA
- a CDS encoding SDR family NAD(P)-dependent oxidoreductase: MQIDNKIFLVSGGASGLGAATGEMLVKAGAKVMLVDLNAEAVAAQAQKLGCHSVVADISNEAAAEAAVKATVTAFGGLNGLVNCAGIVRGEKILGKNGPHALASFSQVINVNLIGSFNLLRLAAAAIAETEANADGERGVIINTASVAAFDGQIGQAAYAASKGAIASLTLPAARELARFGIRVMTIAPGIFETPMMAGMTPEVRDSLAAGVPFPPRLGKPAEYAALVRHIIENSMLNGEVIRLDGALRMAAK; the protein is encoded by the coding sequence ATGCAGATCGACAATAAGATTTTCCTCGTCAGCGGCGGCGCGTCCGGCCTCGGCGCGGCGACCGGCGAGATGCTGGTCAAGGCTGGCGCCAAGGTGATGCTGGTGGACCTCAATGCCGAAGCCGTGGCCGCCCAGGCGCAGAAGCTCGGTTGCCACAGTGTCGTGGCCGACATCAGCAACGAGGCCGCGGCTGAGGCGGCGGTCAAGGCCACGGTCACGGCCTTCGGTGGCCTCAATGGCCTGGTGAACTGCGCGGGCATCGTGCGCGGCGAGAAAATCCTCGGCAAGAACGGCCCGCATGCCTTGGCCAGTTTCAGCCAGGTGATCAACGTCAACCTGATCGGCAGCTTCAACCTGTTGCGTCTGGCAGCGGCAGCCATTGCCGAAACCGAGGCCAATGCCGACGGCGAGCGTGGCGTGATTATCAACACCGCGTCCGTGGCGGCCTTTGACGGCCAGATCGGCCAGGCGGCCTATGCGGCTTCCAAGGGCGCTATCGCCAGCCTGACCCTGCCGGCCGCCCGGGAGTTGGCACGCTTTGGCATCCGAGTGATGACCATCGCCCCGGGCATTTTCGAGACCCCGATGATGGCAGGCATGACACCCGAGGTACGCGACTCCCTGGCCGCCGGGGTGCCGTTTCCGCCGCGCCTTGGGAAACCCGCCGAGTACGCGGCGCTGGTCAGGCATATCATTGAAAACAGCATGCTCAACGGCGAGGTGATCCGTCTTGACGGTGCCTTGCGCATGGCGGCCAAGTAG
- a CDS encoding acetyl-CoA C-acyltransferase, with protein sequence MSNDPIVIVSAVRTPMGGFQGELKSLSAPQLGAAAIKAAVERAGIAPTAVEEVLFGCVLAAGLGQAPARQAALGAGLDKSARCTTLNKMCGSGMEAAILAHDMLIAGSAEVVVAGGMESMSNAPYLLDRARSGYRMGHGKVLDHMFLDGLEDAYDKGRLMGTFAEDCAEANGLSREAQDAFAIASTTRAQQAIKDGSFEAEIVPLTVTVGKEQVLISHDEQPPKAKLDKIKSLKPAFREGGTVTAANASSISDGAAALVLMRQSQALQRGLKPLAVIHGHAAFADTPSLFPTAPIGAVKKLLHKTGWSLDEVDLFEVNEAFAVVGLVAMHQLDIPHEKVNVHGGACALGHPIGASGARILVTLLSALRQKGLKRGVAAICIGGGEATAMAVECLY encoded by the coding sequence ATGTCCAACGATCCGATTGTCATTGTCAGCGCCGTCCGCACCCCCATGGGCGGTTTCCAGGGTGAACTGAAAAGCCTCAGCGCCCCCCAACTGGGAGCGGCCGCCATCAAGGCCGCCGTGGAGCGAGCCGGCATTGCGCCCACTGCGGTTGAAGAAGTGCTGTTTGGTTGCGTGCTCGCGGCTGGCCTGGGCCAGGCCCCGGCCCGGCAGGCGGCGCTGGGGGCCGGGCTCGACAAGTCGGCCCGTTGCACCACGCTCAACAAGATGTGCGGTTCGGGCATGGAAGCGGCGATTCTCGCCCATGACATGCTCATCGCCGGCAGTGCCGAGGTGGTGGTGGCCGGCGGCATGGAAAGCATGTCCAACGCCCCGTATCTGCTCGATCGCGCCCGTAGCGGCTACCGCATGGGCCACGGCAAGGTGCTGGATCACATGTTCTTAGACGGCCTCGAAGACGCCTACGACAAGGGCCGCCTGATGGGCACCTTCGCCGAGGATTGCGCCGAAGCCAACGGTTTGAGCCGTGAAGCCCAGGATGCCTTTGCCATTGCCTCCACCACCCGCGCCCAACAAGCGATCAAGGACGGCAGTTTCGAGGCCGAGATCGTGCCGCTGACGGTGACCGTCGGCAAAGAGCAGGTACTGATCAGCCACGACGAACAGCCGCCGAAAGCCAAGCTGGATAAGATCAAGTCGCTCAAGCCGGCATTCCGTGAGGGCGGCACAGTAACAGCGGCCAACGCCAGTTCCATCTCCGATGGCGCAGCGGCCCTGGTGCTGATGCGCCAGAGCCAGGCGCTGCAGCGGGGCTTGAAGCCCTTGGCGGTGATTCATGGGCATGCGGCGTTTGCCGACACCCCAAGCCTGTTTCCGACGGCGCCGATTGGCGCGGTGAAAAAACTGCTGCACAAAACCGGTTGGTCGCTGGATGAAGTCGATCTGTTCGAAGTCAACGAAGCCTTTGCCGTGGTGGGATTGGTCGCCATGCACCAATTGGACATCCCCCATGAAAAGGTCAATGTTCACGGTGGCGCTTGCGCCCTGGGCCACCCAATCGGCGCATCCGGCGCACGGATCCTGGTGACGCTGCTCTCGGCCCTGCGCCAGAAAGGCCTCAAGCGCGGCGTCGCGGCAATTTGCATCGGCGGCGGCGAAGCCACGGCCATGGCCGTCGAATGCCTGTATTAA
- a CDS encoding acyl-CoA dehydrogenase, with the protein MLPTEEQTQIRDMARDFAQERLKPFAAEWDREHRFPKEAIGEMAELGFFGMLVPEQWGGCDTGYLAYAMTLEEIAAGDGACSTIMSVHNSVGCVPILKYGNDEQKERFLKPLASGAMLGAFALTEPQAGSDASGLKTRAKLNGDHYVLNGCKQFITSGQNAGVVIVFAVTDPSAGKRGISAFIVPTDSPGYTVARVEDKLGQHASDTCQILFEDVKVPVGNRLGEEGEGYRIALANLEGGRVGIAAQSVGMARAAFEAARDYARERQSFGKPIIEHQAVAFRLADMATQIAVARQMVHYAAALRDSGQPALVEASMAKLFASEMAEKVCSMALQTLGGYGYLNDFPLERIYRDVRVCQIYEGTSDIQRMVISRNL; encoded by the coding sequence ATGCTTCCGACTGAAGAACAGACGCAAATCCGCGACATGGCCCGAGACTTCGCCCAGGAACGCTTGAAACCGTTCGCCGCCGAGTGGGACCGTGAGCACCGCTTCCCGAAAGAAGCCATCGGCGAGATGGCCGAGCTGGGGTTCTTCGGCATGCTCGTGCCGGAGCAGTGGGGCGGCTGCGACACCGGTTACCTGGCCTATGCCATGACCCTGGAAGAAATCGCCGCTGGCGACGGAGCGTGCTCGACGATCATGAGCGTGCACAATTCGGTGGGCTGCGTGCCGATCCTCAAGTATGGCAACGACGAGCAGAAAGAGCGTTTCCTCAAGCCGCTGGCCAGCGGCGCGATGCTCGGCGCCTTTGCCTTGACCGAGCCCCAGGCCGGTTCCGATGCCAGCGGCCTGAAGACCCGCGCCAAGCTGAATGGCGATCACTACGTGCTCAACGGCTGCAAACAGTTCATCACATCGGGGCAGAACGCCGGCGTGGTGATCGTGTTCGCGGTAACCGATCCGAGCGCCGGAAAACGTGGCATCAGTGCGTTCATCGTGCCGACCGATTCGCCGGGTTATACCGTGGCGCGGGTTGAAGACAAGCTCGGCCAGCACGCCTCCGACACCTGCCAGATTCTCTTCGAGGATGTGAAGGTGCCGGTGGGCAATCGCCTGGGGGAGGAGGGTGAGGGCTACAGGATCGCCCTGGCCAACCTGGAAGGCGGGCGGGTCGGCATCGCGGCGCAGTCGGTGGGCATGGCCCGCGCTGCGTTCGAGGCTGCCCGCGACTATGCCCGGGAACGGCAGAGTTTCGGTAAACCGATCATCGAGCACCAGGCCGTGGCGTTCCGTCTGGCCGACATGGCCACCCAGATCGCGGTGGCCCGGCAAATGGTGCATTACGCCGCCGCCCTGCGGGACAGCGGTCAACCGGCGCTGGTGGAAGCGTCCATGGCCAAGCTGTTCGCCTCGGAAATGGCCGAAAAAGTCTGCTCCATGGCGTTGCAAACCCTTGGCGGTTACGGTTACCTCAACGACTTCCCGCTGGAGCGCATCTACCGCGACGTGCGGGTCTGCCAGATCTACGAAGGCACCAGCGACATTCAGCGCATGGTCATTTCGCGCAATCTTTGA
- a CDS encoding enoyl-CoA hydratase, with protein MNYETILLEIKDRVGLITLNRPQALNALNAQIVSELNQALDSLEADPKIGCIVLTGSKKAFAAGADIKEMAELTYPQIYLDDLFSDSDRVANRRKPIIAAVNGFALGGGCELALMCDFILAGDNAKFGQPEINLGVLPGMGGTQRLTRAVGKAKAMEMCLTGRFIDAVEAERCGIVARIVPADELLDDALKTAALIASKSVPISMMVKESVNRAFEVSLSEGVRFERRVFHAAFATQDQKEGMAAFVAKRAAEFQDK; from the coding sequence ATGAACTACGAAACGATTTTATTGGAGATCAAGGACCGCGTCGGTCTGATCACCCTCAACCGTCCCCAGGCGTTGAATGCCTTGAACGCGCAGATCGTCAGCGAGTTGAACCAGGCGCTGGACAGCCTGGAGGCGGATCCGAAGATTGGCTGCATCGTGCTGACCGGCTCGAAAAAGGCCTTTGCCGCCGGTGCTGACATCAAGGAAATGGCTGAGCTGACCTACCCGCAGATTTATCTGGATGATCTGTTCAGCGACAGCGACCGCGTGGCTAACCGTCGCAAGCCGATCATCGCCGCGGTGAACGGTTTCGCCTTGGGCGGAGGCTGTGAGCTGGCCTTGATGTGCGACTTCATCCTGGCGGGCGATAACGCCAAGTTCGGCCAGCCGGAAATCAACCTCGGCGTGCTGCCGGGCATGGGCGGCACCCAGCGCCTGACCCGGGCGGTGGGCAAGGCCAAAGCCATGGAAATGTGCCTGACTGGGCGCTTCATCGACGCGGTGGAGGCCGAACGCTGCGGTATCGTGGCGCGGATCGTACCGGCCGATGAACTGCTGGATGACGCACTGAAAACCGCTGCGTTGATCGCCTCTAAATCAGTGCCCATCAGCATGATGGTCAAGGAAAGCGTCAACCGCGCCTTTGAGGTCAGCCTGTCCGAAGGCGTGCGATTCGAGCGCCGGGTCTTCCACGCGGCGTTTGCAACGCAGGATCAGAAGGAAGGCATGGCGGCCTTCGTGGCCAAGCGCGCGGCGGAGTTTCAGGATAAGTAA
- a CDS encoding acyl-CoA dehydrogenase family protein — MHDLELTEEQVMIRDMARDFARGEIAPHAQAWEKAGWIDDGLVSKMGELGLLGMVVPEEWGGTYVDYVAYALAVEEISAGDGATGALMSIHNSVGCGPVLNYGTDEQKQTWLADLASGQAIGCFCLTEPQAGSEAHNLRTRAELREGQWVINGAKQFVSNGKRAKLAIVFAVTDPELGKKGISALLVPTDTPGFIVDRTEHKMGIRASDTCAVTLSNCTIPEANLLGARGKGLAIALSNLEGGRIGIAAQALGIARAAFEAALAYSRDRVQFDKPIIEHQSIANLLADMHTRLNATRLLILHAARLRSAGKPCLSEASQAKLFASEMAEKVCSSAIQIHGGYGYLEDYPVERYYRDARITQIYEGSSEIQRMVIARELKHYLV; from the coding sequence ATGCACGATCTCGAACTGACCGAAGAACAAGTGATGATCCGCGACATGGCCCGGGATTTTGCCCGTGGCGAAATCGCGCCTCATGCCCAGGCCTGGGAAAAGGCCGGCTGGATCGACGATGGACTGGTGTCGAAGATGGGTGAACTGGGCCTGCTGGGCATGGTGGTGCCCGAAGAATGGGGCGGCACCTATGTCGACTACGTGGCCTACGCCCTGGCGGTGGAGGAAATCTCCGCGGGCGATGGCGCCACGGGGGCGCTGATGAGCATCCACAACTCGGTGGGTTGCGGGCCCGTCCTCAACTACGGCACCGACGAGCAGAAACAGACGTGGCTGGCCGATCTCGCCAGCGGCCAGGCCATTGGTTGCTTCTGCCTGACCGAACCCCAGGCTGGCTCCGAGGCCCATAACCTGCGCACCCGCGCCGAACTGCGCGAAGGCCAATGGGTCATCAACGGCGCCAAGCAGTTCGTCAGTAACGGCAAGCGCGCGAAACTGGCGATTGTCTTTGCCGTGACGGACCCTGAGCTGGGCAAGAAAGGCATCTCGGCGCTCCTGGTGCCCACCGATACGCCGGGGTTTATCGTCGATCGCACCGAACACAAAATGGGCATTCGCGCCTCGGACACCTGCGCCGTCACCTTGAGCAACTGCACCATCCCCGAAGCCAACCTGTTGGGCGCGCGTGGCAAAGGCCTGGCCATCGCCCTCTCCAACCTCGAAGGCGGTCGTATCGGCATCGCGGCGCAGGCCTTGGGCATCGCTCGTGCGGCGTTCGAAGCCGCATTGGCTTACTCGCGGGATCGGGTGCAGTTCGACAAGCCGATCATCGAGCACCAGAGCATCGCCAACCTGTTGGCCGACATGCACACCCGCCTGAACGCCACCCGCCTGCTGATCCTGCATGCCGCCCGGTTACGCAGCGCCGGCAAACCATGCTTGTCGGAGGCGTCCCAGGCCAAGCTGTTCGCCTCGGAAATGGCCGAGAAGGTCTGTTCCTCGGCGATACAGATTCATGGTGGGTACGGCTATCTCGAGGATTACCCGGTAGAGCGCTACTACCGCGATGCGCGGATTACCCAGATCTATGAAGGGTCGAGCGAGATCCAGCGGATGGTCATCGCCCGGGAGTTGAAACACTACCTGGTGTGA
- a CDS encoding enoyl-CoA hydratase/isomerase family protein, with product MTAQVSSQAAGTVETMAREVLVEVRNHIGHLTLNRPAGLNALTLGMVRSLQQQLDSWALNPQIHAVVLRGAGDKAFCAGGDIRSLYDSHKQGDTLHQDFFVEEYALDLTIHHYRKPVLALLDGFVLGGGMGLAQGADLRVVTERSRLGMPEVGIGYFPDVGGSYFLPRIPGELGIYLGVSGVQIRAADALYCGLADWYLDSHKLEQLDARLDRLEWHDTPLKDLQSLLAKLGMQQLPAPPLADLRPVIDHFFALPDVPSMVEQLRQVTVANSHEWAVKTADLLETRSPLAMAVTLEMLRRGRHLSLEDCFALELHLDRQWFERGDLIEGVRALLIDKDKNPRWNPPTLEALDALHVASFFDGFDYHGN from the coding sequence ATGACTGCTCAGGTTTCATCCCAAGCCGCAGGGACCGTCGAAACCATGGCCCGTGAGGTCTTGGTCGAAGTCCGCAACCATATCGGCCACTTGACCCTGAACCGCCCCGCCGGCCTCAATGCCCTGACCTTGGGCATGGTGCGCAGCTTGCAACAACAACTCGATAGCTGGGCCCTCAACCCACAGATCCACGCGGTGGTATTGCGCGGCGCCGGCGACAAGGCGTTTTGCGCGGGCGGCGATATCCGCTCGCTGTACGACAGCCACAAGCAGGGCGATACGCTGCATCAAGACTTTTTCGTCGAGGAGTACGCCCTCGACCTGACGATCCACCACTACCGCAAACCGGTTCTCGCCCTGCTGGACGGCTTCGTCCTGGGCGGCGGCATGGGACTGGCGCAAGGCGCCGACCTGCGGGTGGTGACCGAACGCAGCCGCCTGGGCATGCCGGAGGTCGGCATCGGTTACTTCCCGGACGTGGGTGGCAGTTACTTCCTGCCGCGCATTCCTGGCGAACTGGGTATCTACCTGGGCGTCAGCGGCGTGCAAATCCGCGCAGCCGACGCGTTGTATTGCGGCCTGGCCGACTGGTACCTGGACAGCCACAAACTCGAACAGCTCGACGCGCGCCTCGATCGGTTGGAGTGGCACGACACACCGCTCAAGGACCTGCAAAGCCTGCTGGCGAAACTCGGCATGCAGCAACTGCCCGCCCCGCCCCTGGCCGACCTGCGTCCGGTCATCGATCACTTTTTTGCCCTCCCCGACGTGCCGAGCATGGTCGAACAGCTGCGGCAGGTCACGGTCGCCAACAGCCATGAGTGGGCCGTCAAGACCGCCGACCTGCTGGAAACCCGTTCGCCCCTGGCGATGGCCGTGACCCTGGAAATGCTGCGGCGCGGGCGGCACCTGAGCCTGGAAGACTGTTTTGCCCTGGAGCTGCACCTGGACCGGCAATGGTTCGAACGCGGCGACCTGATCGAAGGCGTGCGCGCGTTGCTGATCGACAAAGACAAGAACCCGCGCTGGAACCCGCCGACCCTGGAGGCACTGGATGCCCTCCACGTGGCGAGTTTCTTCGACGGCTTCGACTACCACGGGAACTGA
- a CDS encoding HPP family protein gives MLARWFPAAINTRPTEWSRAAIGMALGTMFSVWLCSQVYGLEVAQHLIGPLGASAVLLFAVSSGALAQPWSIVGGYLCASVVALLVAHVLGRTLGSACLAAGMALVLMCWLRCVHPPAGAVAATLVLADSSMIALDWQAVGAAMLAGSALLVSALAYNNLTRVRYPKRAAEPMAVIPADHPPVDRQAITPEDLKLALAEMEAFFDVTPEDLEQLIHISERNAKRRSITEVLSGRG, from the coding sequence ATGCTTGCTCGCTGGTTCCCCGCTGCTATCAATACCCGTCCTACCGAATGGAGTCGCGCCGCCATCGGCATGGCCCTGGGGACGATGTTCAGTGTCTGGCTCTGCAGCCAGGTCTATGGCCTCGAGGTGGCGCAACATCTGATTGGCCCTCTCGGCGCTTCCGCGGTGCTGTTGTTTGCCGTGTCTTCGGGGGCTCTCGCCCAACCCTGGTCGATTGTCGGCGGCTACCTGTGCGCATCTGTCGTGGCACTGCTGGTGGCCCATGTGCTGGGCCGCACGCTGGGCAGTGCGTGCCTGGCCGCTGGCATGGCGCTGGTGTTGATGTGCTGGCTGCGTTGCGTGCACCCTCCGGCGGGCGCCGTGGCGGCAACGCTGGTGCTGGCAGATTCCTCCATGATTGCCCTGGACTGGCAGGCCGTCGGTGCCGCCATGCTGGCCGGTTCCGCCCTGCTTGTCAGCGCGCTGGCCTACAACAACCTGACGCGGGTGCGTTATCCGAAACGGGCGGCTGAACCGATGGCCGTCATCCCTGCCGACCATCCCCCTGTCGACCGCCAGGCCATCACCCCCGAGGATTTGAAACTGGCTTTGGCGGAGATGGAGGCTTTCTTCGACGTAACCCCTGAAGATCTCGAGCAATTGATCCATATCAGCGAGCGCAACGCCAAGCGCCGGAGCATCACGGAGGTGCTGTCGGGTCGCGGTTGA